A region of Cheilinus undulatus linkage group 10, ASM1832078v1, whole genome shotgun sequence DNA encodes the following proteins:
- the LOC121516538 gene encoding protein Wnt-8a-like: MAPLDLLPALVLFVCCHIPCALAWTVNNFLMTGPKAFLTYASSVQLGAQSGIHECKHQFAWERWNCPENTLQLSTHNGLRSATRETSFVHAISAAGVMYTLTKNCSMGDFDNCGCDDSRIGQTGGRGWIWGGCSDNVAFGEKISKQFVDALEGGHDSRAAVNLHNNEAGRLAIKATMRRACKCHGVSGSCSIQTCWMQLADFREVGNYLKVKHEHAKKLEMDKKPARAGNSADNRGAIAHTLRSIARTELIYLEDSPDYCVKNQSLGYQGTEGRECLKGDKSMGHREKKSCRRLCHECGLRVVEKRIEVVSSCNCKFHWCCTVKCDKCMQVVTKYYCARREGGRKPHNKIRRRHRARRQ, translated from the exons ATGGCACCTTTGGATCTCCTTCCAGCCTTGGTTCTGTTCGTGTGCTGTCATATTCCGTGTGCATTGGCTTG GACAGTGAATAATTTCCTCATGACTGGGCCTAAG GCTTTTCTGACCTATGCAAGCAGTGTGCAGTTGGGCGCACAAAGTGGAATTCATGAGTGTAAACACCAGTTCGCGTGGGAGAGATGGAACTGTCCAGAGAACACACTCCAGTTATCCACACACAACGGCCTGAGAAGTG CCACAAGAGAAACATCCTTTGTCCATGCCATTAGTGCAGCCGGGGTGATGTACACACTCACCAAGAACTGCAGTATGGGAGACTTTGACAACTGTGGCTGCGATGACTCCAGAATTGGACAGACAG GTGGAAGAGGGTGGATCTGGGGTGGCTGTAGTGATAATGTGGCGTTTGGAGAGAAGATTTCCAAACAGTTCGTGGACGCACTGGAAGGTGGGCACGACTCGCGCGCAGCAGTCAATCTGCATAACAATGAAGCAGGCAGACTG GCGATTAAAGCAACCATGAGGAGAGCCTGCAAGTGTCACGGAGTATCTGGGAGCTGCAGCATCCAGACTTGCTGGATGCAGCTGGCAGACTTCAGGGAGGTGGGAAACTACCTGAAGGTTAAGCACGAGCACGCAAAGAAGCTGGAGATGGACAAGAAGCCAGCAAGAGCCGGGAACAGCGCGGACAACAGAGGAGCCATTGCGCACACTTTACGCAGCATCGCCCGGACGGAGCTCATTTACCTGGAGGATTCTCCGGATTACTGCGTCAAGAACCAGAGCCTGGGGTATCAAGGCACGGAGGGCCGGGAGTGTTTGAAGGGTGATAAGAGTATGGGGCATCGGGAGAAAAAGAGCTGCCGTAGGCTGTGCCATGAGTGCGGACTCCGAGTGGTGGAGAAGCGCATTGAGGTTGTCAGTAGCTGCAACTGCAAGTTTCACTGGTGCTGCACAGTCAAGTGTGATAAATGCATGCAGGTTGTAACTAAATATTACTGCGCACGCAGAGAGGGCGGAAGAAAACCGCATAATAAAATAAGGCGCAGACACCGTGCGCGCCGGCAATGA
- the LOC121516632 gene encoding protein Wnt-8-like, translated as MHVMHALFWLLALLHKMCPGHAWLANNLLMTGPKAYLTYARSVQVGVQSGIEECKQQFAWDRWNCPDSATQLKGLRRATRESSFVHAISAAGVMYTLTRNCSLGDFDNCGCDVSKNGKIGGRGWLWGGCSDNVDFGERVSKQFVDAQETGQDSRAAVNLHNNAAGRLAVKTTMKRICRCHGMSESCSVQTCWTQLSDFREIGNFLKLKHGQAQKLDIDKKRMRAGNSADNRAAIVDAFRSIAPTELIYLEDSPDYCRRNTSLGLHGTEGRECVQHGEGLSQWERRSCRRLCHECGLRVEERRTEVKSSCNCKFHWCCTVNCEDCSQVIVKHVCARKDGDGHGFRRRYRGPR; from the exons ATGCATGTGATGCACGCGCTATTTTGGCTCCTGGCTCTTCTGCACAAAATGTGCCCGGGACATGCCTG GTTGGCAAACAACTTACTCATGACAGGACCAAAG GCCTATCTCACCTACGCACGGAGCGTGCAGGTCGGAGTGCAGAGCGGGATAGAGGAGTGTAAGCAGCAGTTTGCATGGGACAGATGGAACTGTCCTGATAGCGCAACTCAGCTCAAAGGCCTGAGACGAG CCACACGAGAGTCTTCTTTCGTCCACGCCATCAGCGCAGCAGGAGTCATGtacactctgaccaggaactGCAGTCTGGGAGACTTCGATAACTGTGGCTGTGATGTTTCCAAGAACGGAAAAATTG GTGGTCGTGGCTGGTTGTGGGGTGGCTGCAGTGATAATGTGGATTTTGGAGAAAGGGTTTCCAAACAGTTTGTGGATGCGCAGGAGACTGGTCAAGACTCCAGAGCTGCTGTAAACTTACACAACAACGCAGCTGGACGCTTG GCAGTGAAGACAACCATGAAGCGCATCTGCAGATGCCATGGCATGTCTGAAAGTTGCAGTGTCCAAACCTGCTGGACCCAGCTGTCTGATTTCAGAGAAATCGGAAACTTCTTGAAGCTCAAGCACGGTCAAGCACAGAAGCTGGACATCGATAAAAAGCGCATGCGTGCAGGAAACAGTGCAGACAACCGAGCTGCCATTGTGGATGCGTTCAGGAGCATCGCCCCCACAGAGCTCATCTACTTGGAGGATTCCCCAGATTACTGCAGGAGGAACACCAGCCTGGGGCTGCATGGCACAGAGGGCCGGGAGTGTGTGCAACACGGGGAGGGCCTGAGTCAGTGGGAGAGGCGTAGCTGCCGCAGGTTGTGCCATGAATGTGGCCTGAGGGTGGAGGAGAGGCGCACAGAGGTAAAGAGCAGCTGCAACTGCAAATTCCACTGGTGCTGCACGGTGAACTGTGAGGATTGCTCCCAGGTTATTGTAAAGCATGTGTGTGCCAGAAAGGACGGGGATGGACACGGATTCAGACGAAGATACCGAGGACCcagataa